In Methylococcus geothermalis, one genomic interval encodes:
- a CDS encoding CBS domain-containing protein, protein MSIGQFCIRDTVIVGKGDTIVEAAKVMRQHHVGSVVVVEESEHGCKPVGILTDRDLVVEILAKEVAPEAVTVGDVMSFELVTAREQDGLWETLQRMRVNGVRRIPVVDDRGVLVGIVSADDYLEILSTELGELAKLLGREKGREERTRGS, encoded by the coding sequence ATGTCCATCGGTCAGTTCTGCATTCGAGATACCGTGATCGTCGGGAAGGGTGACACGATCGTGGAAGCCGCCAAGGTGATGCGCCAGCATCATGTCGGCAGTGTCGTGGTGGTGGAAGAGTCCGAGCACGGCTGCAAGCCTGTCGGGATCTTGACCGACCGGGATCTGGTGGTCGAGATCCTGGCGAAGGAAGTAGCCCCCGAAGCGGTGACGGTCGGCGATGTCATGAGCTTCGAACTCGTGACCGCGCGCGAACAGGACGGGTTGTGGGAAACGCTGCAACGCATGCGCGTGAACGGGGTTCGGCGGATTCCCGTCGTCGATGATCGGGGCGTTTTGGTCGGAATCGTCAGCGCCGACGACTATCTGGAAATCCTTTCCACCGAACTGGGAGAGCTGGCCAAGTTGCTCGGCCGGGAAAAGGGGCGGGAAGAGCGGACACGCGGCTCCTGA
- a CDS encoding protein adenylyltransferase SelO yields the protein MSAMMQPPQSRPLEPADLPLAPAYARLGAPFHQPVAATPLPEPRMVHFNAALASELGVDSECGLEFVEILAGSQPWPGYASSASVYAGHQFGHWVPQLGDGRALLIAEVRTPAGQRIELQLKGAGPTPYSRGLDGRAVLRSSIREYLGSEAMHALGVPTTRCLSLVASSQPVVRETVENAAVVCRTAASFVRFGQFEYFAGQGRTGPMARLADHVISEHFPHLQGRPDRYAAWLGEVVERTARLIAQWQLLGFCHGVMNTDNFSVLGLTLDYGPFGFMDRFRQYHVCNHSDYEGRYAYSAQPEIGRWNCERLLQAVSPLLADGPEQAAEIGKDILQRYAPAYHQSVMRGWADKLGLRELREADGKLVNEFLGLLQRSRGDFTRGFRLLARIRTSSDAPAKGVREEFADIQSFDAWAADYRARLRSEQNTDDEARARRMNRINPKYVLRNHLAQIAIDKAQLGDYSEVATLAELLRRPYDEQPEKESYATEPPDYMRNIEVSCSS from the coding sequence ATGTCCGCCATGATGCAGCCGCCGCAATCTCGTCCGTTGGAGCCCGCCGACCTGCCGCTCGCGCCCGCCTATGCGCGGCTCGGGGCGCCTTTCCACCAGCCGGTGGCGGCCACGCCCCTGCCCGAGCCGAGAATGGTTCATTTCAATGCCGCTTTGGCCAGCGAACTGGGTGTCGATTCGGAATGCGGTCTCGAATTCGTCGAGATTCTGGCCGGCAGTCAGCCTTGGCCGGGATATGCGTCTTCGGCTTCCGTCTACGCCGGCCATCAGTTCGGTCACTGGGTGCCGCAACTGGGCGACGGTCGCGCACTGCTGATCGCCGAGGTGCGGACGCCGGCCGGGCAGCGCATCGAGCTGCAACTCAAAGGCGCGGGGCCGACGCCGTATTCGCGGGGGCTGGACGGCCGCGCCGTATTGCGTTCGTCGATCCGCGAATACCTGGGGTCGGAGGCCATGCACGCGCTCGGGGTGCCGACCACCCGCTGCCTCAGCTTGGTCGCATCGTCCCAGCCGGTCGTGCGTGAAACCGTGGAGAATGCCGCCGTGGTGTGCCGGACTGCGGCCAGCTTCGTGCGTTTCGGGCAGTTCGAATATTTTGCCGGCCAAGGCCGGACAGGGCCGATGGCGCGGCTGGCGGACCACGTGATCTCCGAGCATTTTCCGCATCTGCAGGGCCGGCCGGACCGCTACGCCGCCTGGCTGGGGGAAGTGGTCGAGCGCACGGCGCGGCTGATCGCGCAATGGCAGTTGCTGGGCTTTTGCCACGGGGTGATGAACACCGACAATTTTTCCGTGCTCGGGTTGACCCTGGATTACGGCCCATTCGGCTTCATGGATCGGTTCCGCCAATACCACGTCTGCAACCATTCCGATTACGAAGGGCGCTACGCCTACAGCGCCCAGCCCGAGATCGGCCGCTGGAACTGCGAACGCTTGCTGCAGGCCGTATCGCCGCTGCTGGCGGATGGCCCGGAACAGGCCGCCGAGATCGGAAAGGATATCCTCCAGCGCTACGCGCCGGCTTATCACCAGTCGGTGATGCGCGGCTGGGCGGATAAGCTCGGGCTCAGGGAGCTACGCGAAGCCGACGGCAAACTGGTCAACGAATTCTTGGGGTTGCTGCAGAGAAGCCGGGGCGATTTCACCCGCGGCTTCCGGTTGCTCGCCCGCATCCGCACCAGCAGCGATGCGCCCGCCAAAGGCGTGCGGGAGGAGTTCGCCGACATCCAGTCCTTCGATGCCTGGGCCGCCGATTACCGTGCCCGGCTACGGAGCGAGCAGAACACGGACGACGAGGCGCGGGCCAGGCGCATGAACCGGATCAATCCGAAATACGTGCTGCGCAACCACTTGGCGCAGATCGCGATAGACAAGGCTCAACTGGGCGACTACTCGGAGGTCGCTACCCTGGCAGAGCTGCTGCGCCGGCCCTACGACGAGCAGCCGGAAAAGGAAAGCTATGCCACCGAGCCGCCGGATTACATGCGCAACATCGAGGTGAGCTGTTCCTCATGA
- a CDS encoding methylated-DNA--[protein]-cysteine S-methyltransferase, whose product MTYCLFDTAFGVCGIAWREADGADAVPAVTRFQLPEATAAETESTLAELTRAEGAAAPPPVIAEVIEKIRRHFRGDLQDFSEVRVEPEGAGPFALAVYAAARNIPAGQVRSYGELARVLKRPAAARAVGQALGRNPVPLIIPCHRILGASGKLGGFSAHGGIATKARMLQIEGVVPGASGS is encoded by the coding sequence ATGACTTACTGTTTGTTCGACACGGCTTTCGGCGTCTGCGGGATCGCTTGGCGCGAGGCCGATGGTGCCGATGCGGTGCCTGCCGTCACCCGGTTTCAGCTTCCGGAGGCCACGGCGGCGGAGACCGAGTCAACCCTTGCCGAGCTGACAAGGGCGGAGGGAGCGGCCGCCCCGCCGCCGGTGATCGCGGAGGTGATCGAGAAGATCAGGCGACATTTCCGGGGCGATCTGCAGGATTTCAGCGAGGTTCGGGTGGAGCCGGAAGGCGCGGGGCCGTTTGCCCTGGCCGTTTACGCGGCTGCCCGGAACATCCCTGCCGGCCAGGTCCGCAGTTACGGCGAATTGGCTCGTGTCTTGAAACGGCCTGCGGCGGCCCGTGCCGTGGGCCAGGCGCTGGGACGCAACCCTGTCCCGCTCATCATTCCCTGCCACAGGATTCTGGGGGCGAGCGGGAAGCTCGGCGGATTTTCCGCTCACGGCGGCATCGCGACCAAGGCCAGGATGCTCCAAATCGAAGGTGTCGTCCCAGGAGCATCGGGAAGCTAG
- a CDS encoding NRDE family protein: MSVTAIAWGAHPDFPLALIANRDERYDRPTSAAGWWTREPECLAGEDQVHGGTWLAVTREGRFSLVTGYRDGSSPAPGAPSRGRLPLDYLESGEDPTVHARRFIRSKGDHAPYNLLLGSPRQVFYAGTRSRLPIALTPGIHTLSNGLLDEPWPKCTWLNTLFGGYILSHGGFKMLLDGHTELAKIKAHGAAELPRPAGSCLSAEDFAAAGFALLADRTTYSRGLPDTGIGPEEEERLSACFVAGGEYGTRSSTVLVMGRDGHVRFEERSFDGGGAETGRVLEEWDMDPAVFSGGAEG; encoded by the coding sequence ATGAGCGTGACCGCAATCGCCTGGGGCGCCCACCCCGACTTTCCCCTGGCGTTGATCGCCAATCGCGACGAGCGGTATGACCGCCCCACCTCGGCGGCCGGCTGGTGGACGCGCGAGCCGGAGTGTCTGGCCGGCGAAGACCAGGTGCACGGCGGTACCTGGTTGGCGGTCACGCGCGAGGGACGTTTCTCTCTGGTGACCGGATACCGTGACGGTTCGTCGCCGGCACCCGGCGCGCCTTCACGCGGCCGGCTGCCGCTGGATTATCTTGAATCCGGCGAAGATCCCACGGTGCATGCGCGGCGCTTCATCCGCTCCAAGGGCGATCACGCGCCTTACAACCTGCTGCTGGGTTCGCCCCGCCAAGTGTTCTATGCCGGTACCCGCTCGCGCCTGCCGATCGCTCTCACGCCGGGCATCCACACCTTGTCCAACGGACTGCTCGACGAGCCCTGGCCCAAGTGTACTTGGCTCAATACCTTGTTCGGCGGCTACATCCTGAGTCATGGCGGTTTCAAGATGTTGCTCGATGGCCACACCGAGCTGGCCAAGATCAAGGCGCATGGCGCCGCCGAGCTGCCGAGGCCGGCCGGCTCTTGCCTGAGCGCCGAGGATTTCGCCGCTGCCGGTTTCGCGTTGCTGGCCGATCGCACCACGTATAGCCGAGGTTTACCGGACACCGGCATCGGGCCGGAAGAGGAGGAACGTCTCTCTGCCTGCTTCGTGGCGGGCGGAGAGTATGGCACGCGCTCCAGCACGGTGCTGGTGATGGGGCGTGACGGCCATGTCCGCTTCGAGGAGCGCAGCTTCGACGGCGGCGGTGCCGAAACGGGCCGAGTCCTCGAGGAATGGGACATGGACCCCGCGGTTTTTTCCGGCGGCGCGGAGGGCTGA